The following are encoded together in the Pithys albifrons albifrons isolate INPA30051 chromosome 5, PitAlb_v1, whole genome shotgun sequence genome:
- the ARHGEF38 gene encoding rho guanine nucleotide exchange factor 38 → MDCPGKEGVGGKKRNLALLRSKLYIGERRRTEPVVENTTTAGDHGTLRRSQSDRTEYSQKLQEKMAPQAGPSTSATSPQEDEEQVSRRLMARRVKIIAELMQTEKDYISDLDLCIKEVIQPLRNKQIAHFDVDGLFSNIELVHQVSAKLLSLLEEATTDVEPPMQIIGEVFLQIKGPLEDTYKIYCYRHDDAHTMLESYEKDEELKQHLRDCVQSLKKIYEKEGRPNLMDMGSLMIKPVQRVMKYPLLLHELLNSTPASHPDYKALQDALFAMKNINVNINELKRRKDLVLKYRRNDDVESLKEKFSRLNIHSISKKSKRVTSHLKILTGGEPQVKDQTFNKEEKLFRSLEKTVKLCVKNISLSLQHLQDSIHLAAQNIIGLQEILQDKDDKPNDCLKKWNNTANLCEDLMSQLDKLVLTPLSALQALFSGPQKLIQKRYDKLLDYNSCLQKSTGEELDLAKKDYEALNAQLVEELQVFNRAAKKIVLNCLHCFITLLRKIMSAALQSNSAVVVPIPLSSSSICEVQNQLIEEVHKLNFVKENSSATFIERKLSLEKKKPVPSLLELPRQTEGHRSKLLSTYSTESLYQAKRKCNATQEFDIDLHEGELVAVVEQKDPFGSTSRWLVDTGILKGYVYSSFLRPYNPAKAQRDVTENGFGDDDFDNISLFVSSRPSTDSSSIRSPGHKENESRSSLYFCENPTINGIGTDALQDMDDQHTFYAVYAFQARNDQELSLQEYQKVRILQFSDLSGNKEWWLAEAKGQKGYVPSNYLGKMTYA, encoded by the exons aaaaaatggCCCCACAGGCAGGACCCTCAACTTCTGCCACCTCCCCGCAGGAGGATGAAGAACAAGTCAGCAGACGCTTGATGGCCCGGAGGGTGAAAATCATTGCAGAACTCATGCAGACGGAGAAAGACTACATCAGTGACCTGGATCTCTGCATCAAGGAAGTGATTCAGCCCCTGAGAAACAAGCAG ATTGCTCACTTTGACGTGGATGGCTTGTTTAGCAACATTGAATTGGTCCATCAAGTATCAGCCAAACTGCTGTCATTGTTGGAAGAAGCCACGACAGATGTGGAACCACCCATGCAAATAATCG GGGAAGTGTTCTTGCAGATTAAAGGCCCACTAGAAGACACATATAAAATCTATTGCTATCGCCATGATGATGCACACACCATGCTGGAATCCTATGAAAAGGATGAAGAACTGAAGCAGCATTTAAGAGACTGTGTACAGTCCTTAAA GAAGATCTATGAAAAAGA AGGAAGGCCAAATCTAATGGATATGGGATCCCTGATGATTAAACCAGTGCAACGTGTGATGAAATACCCCTTGTTACTCCATGAACTCTTGAATTCAACTCCTGCCTCTCACCCTGACTACAAGGCACTACAAGATGCCCTCTTTGCTATGAAAAACATTAATGTGAACATCAATGAActtaaaagaaggaaagatttAG TGCTGAAGTATAGGAGGAATGATGATGTTGAAAGCCTTAAAGAAAAGTTTTCCCGACTGAATATTCACTCCATTAGCAAGAAATCCAAGAGGGTCACCAGCCATCTGAAAATACTGACGGGGGGAGAACCTCAG GTGAAAGATCAAACTTTTAATAAGGAAGAAAAGTTATTTCGAAGTTTAGAGAAGACTGTGAAATTGTGTGTGAAGAACATTTCGCTCTCTTTGCAACATCTACAG GATTCTATACATCTGGCTGCCCAGAATATAATTGGGCTTCAGGAAATCTTGCAAGACAAAGATGACAAACCCAATGACTGTTTGAAAAAATGGAACAACACTGCAAATCTGTGTGAAGACCTT ATGTCTCAACTGGACAAGCTTGTTTTGACTCCTCTCTCAGCACTACAAGCCTTGTTTTCAGGCCCTCAGAAACTCATCCAGAAGCGCTATGACAAGTTGTTGGACTACAACAGCTGCCTGCAGAAGTCAACTGGGGAAGAGTTGGACCTGGCAAAGAAAGACTATGAGGCTCTAAATGCACAGCTAGTGGAAGAACTTCAGGTATTCAATAGAGCAGCCAAAAAGATTGTGTTGAACTGCCTACATTGCTTCATCACCCTCCTCAGGAAGATTATGTCTGCAGCACTCCAATCAAATTCTGCTGTGGTGGTGCCTATTCCA CTGTCCTCCTCAAGCATTTGTGAAGTGCAGAATCAATTGATAGAGGAGGTTCACAAGCTGaattttgtaaaagaaaatagcaGTGCAACCTTTATTGAGAGAAAATTgagcttggaaaaaaagaaacccgTCCCTTCCCTG CTGGAGCTCCCACGTCAAACAGAAGGCCACAGGTCCAAGCTGCTGTCGACGTACAGCACTGAATCGCTGTACCAAGCCAAGCGCAAGTGCAATGCCACGCAGGAATTTGATATTGATTTACATGAAGGAGAACTGGTGGCTGTTGTGGAGCAAAAGGACCCCTTTGGAAGTACAAGCAGATGGCTTGTTGACACAGGAA TCCTTAAAGGGTATGTGTATTCCTCCTTCCTGAGGCCTTACAATCCAGCCAAAGCACAGAGGGATGTCACAGAGAATGGCTTTGGCGATGATGATTTTGATAATATCAGCCTCTTTGTCTCTTCACGGCCCtccactgacagcagcagcataAGAAGTCCAGGGCACAAGGAGAACGAGAGCAGGTCATCTCTGTACTTCTGTGAAAATCCCACAATTAATGGCATAGGGACTGATGCTCTCCAGGATATGGATGATCAGCAT actttttaTGCTGTTTATGCATTTCAAGCAAGAAATGACCAAGAACTCAGCCTTCAGGAGTACCAGAAGGTTAGGATACTTCAGTTTTCTGACCTGAGTGGCAATAAAGAGTGGTGGCTAGCAGAAGCAAAAGGCCAGAAAGGATATGTACCATCTAATTATCTCGGGAAGATGACATATGCTTAG